CTGTACTACGACCACCCGACCGACGGGACCGACGCGTCGGCGTCGGCGGACGGGACGGCTGCGGACGGCGGAACGACGCCCGCCGGGGGCGGACCCCCGGCGGGCGACCACTCACCGGCCGTGTCCGGAACCACCGGAGGTGGGTCAGAATGAGCCGACTCCGTTACTTCGCCCGGCGCACGGTCATCACGGCCGTGCTCATCTTCCTCGTGGCGTCGGCGCTGTTCGTGTTCTTCCGGCTGATGCCGGGCGACTACTCGTCGCTGCTCGTCCAGCAGGGGATGACCGCCGAACAGGTCGCTCGCCAGGAGGCGAAGTGGGGGCTGAACGAACCGTTCCACCAGCAGTACATCAACTACGTAACCAACTTGTTGACGGCCGACGCCGGCGTGTCGTTCCGGCACGGCACCCCCGTCTGGGCGCTCGTGAAGCCGCGCATCATCAACTCCGCCATCCTCGTGTTCCCGGCGATCACGGCGACGTACGTGATCGGGAGCCTGCTCGGCGCCGTCATCGGCCGCTACCGCGGGGGGCTCTTCGAGAAGTCCAGCATCGTCACCGTCTCGGCGTTCCACTCGATCCCGGACTTCTTCCTCGGCATCCTGCTGATCGCGGCGTTCTCCTCGACGCTGGGCATCTTCCCCACCTCGGGGATGCTCTCGACCCAGACGTCGATCATGATCCAGGACGAACCGTTCTGGCACCGGTTCCTCCTGAAGGAGTTCTGGATGCACTACGCGCTGCCGTTCGCGACCATCACGCTGTACTTCATGCAGTACCCGGCGCTCATCATGCGCAACAGCGTCGTCGAGGTGAGCGACCAGGAGTTCCTCCACTACCACCGCCTGAAGGGGCTCCCGCGCGGGAAGCTGCTCCGAAAGCTGATGCGGCACGCGTCGCTTCCCGTCGTGACGCTGTACCCCATCTCGCTGGCGACCTCGATCAGCGGGCTCGTCCTCATCGAGATCGTGTTCAACTGGCCCGGCATCGGGCGCCTGCTCGTGGACTCCGTGCTGGCCCGCGACTTCCCGGTCATCCAGTTCGTGTTCCTCGTGGCGGCCGTCTGGGTCATCCTCGGGAACTTCGCCGTGGACCTGCTCTACGGCGTCATCGACCCCCGCGTCTCCGTCGCCGGCGACGAGGGGGAGTAACGGGCCTCCACGTCGGACCGGCCCACGCCGGACCGCACCTCGTCGCCCCGGGACGTCGCCGACCGCCTCGAACCGCGTTCGATGGGCTGCGTACCGACGGGCTCATCGCTGGATAGACGGCCTCAGCCCCTTCCTTTCACCGAAAGCCTTTTCGTTACCGGTGGGAACAGTGGGGTATGCCATCAAGTGGCAGAGAGAGCGGCGACCGTCGGGTCGACCGGCGGCGAGTGTTACAGACGATCGGCGTGGCGTCCGCCGCGGCCCTCGCGGGGTGTGGCGGCGGCGGCGGGAACGGCGACGGAAACGGGGGCGACGACACCGACACCCCCGGCGGCGCGGCGGA
The DNA window shown above is from Halorarum salinum and carries:
- a CDS encoding ABC transporter permease gives rise to the protein MSRLRYFARRTVITAVLIFLVASALFVFFRLMPGDYSSLLVQQGMTAEQVARQEAKWGLNEPFHQQYINYVTNLLTADAGVSFRHGTPVWALVKPRIINSAILVFPAITATYVIGSLLGAVIGRYRGGLFEKSSIVTVSAFHSIPDFFLGILLIAAFSSTLGIFPTSGMLSTQTSIMIQDEPFWHRFLLKEFWMHYALPFATITLYFMQYPALIMRNSVVEVSDQEFLHYHRLKGLPRGKLLRKLMRHASLPVVTLYPISLATSISGLVLIEIVFNWPGIGRLLVDSVLARDFPVIQFVFLVAAVWVILGNFAVDLLYGVIDPRVSVAGDEGE